Proteins from a genomic interval of Alosa alosa isolate M-15738 ecotype Scorff River chromosome 8, AALO_Geno_1.1, whole genome shotgun sequence:
- the LOC125299211 gene encoding thrombomodulin-like produces the protein MMSKRSSSTMASSMQVILTLTFLFDVESLTSFCVDNQCFSVHEDMADFTAARKVCQGFNGHLLTVRSSVSNSAISTLLTDLKGDFWIGLRFNGNCAQISDLKGYKWITGQEEADFRNWDKNDAVCPTSEQCVTVSTDDLKWRERSCTDKVDGFICEFGFDSGCQPLSDSQILTYRTPYGIEGPELNVLPFGSVAELNNGTQYICIGNWEISPWTCEVLNGGCEQKCTRVNGKPVCTCSPGYLVDDRNGRSCRLAANDPCKGSGCEQICIPHNGSFSCLCEQGFSLDADGKSCKDIDDCADKRMCAGAHTMCVNTHGGFHCTCKTGFEMQKGFCVDIDECAKMPCEHVCINTPGSYNCSCYERHKVSDEDHHKCILHCPYQECPAVCDPNEIFQCDCPDGFIIDARGDDRFCVDIDECNNFSCDQHCDNSFGGYTCWCGEGYELVDDYKCVPTEGSGSTPSYSDVTPTVMSESPSAVTAGGLLGIIVCVVCVLVALVLLAHRCLKRQSEHSLIGARKSTDLHDLEQMTTENYNPKFSEIKK, from the coding sequence ATGATGTCTAAAAGGAGCTCTTCGACGATGGCGTCGTCTATGCAAGTGATCCTGACTTTGACGTTCCTCTTCGACGTGGAATCACTCACCAGTTTCTGTGTGGACAATCAATGCTTTAGTGTACACGAAGACATGGCAGATTTTACTGCCGCAAGAAAGGTCTGTCAAGGTTTTAACGGACATTTATTGACAGTGCGATCAAGCGTATCAAACAGCGCCATCTCAACTTTATTGACCGACTTAAAAGGTGACTTCTGGATCGGGCTACGGTTTAATGGCAATTGTGCCCAAATCTCTGATTTGAAAGGATACAAATGGATAACGGGACAAGAAGAAGCCGACTTTCGCAACTGGGACAAGAACGACGCTGTTTGCCCTACCTCCGAACAGTGCGTAACGGTGTCCACAGACGACCTCAAGTGGAGGGAGAGATCGTGTACTGATAAAGTCGATGGATTTATATGCGAGTTTGGATTTGACTCAGGTTGTCAACCACTGTCGGATTCACAGATCCTAACGTACCGGACACCGTATGGCATTGAGGGGCCTGAGCTTAACGTTTTGCCGTTTGGAAGTGTGGCGGAGCTCAATAATGGGACTCAGTATATTTGCATTGGTAACTGGGAGATATCACCGTGGACCTGTGAGGTCTTGAACGGCGGCTGCGAGCAGAAGTGTACCAGGGTTAATGGTAAACCTGTATGCACCTGTTCTCCTGGCTACTTGGTTGATGACCGCAACGGTCGGTCCTGCCGTTTAGCTGCGAATGATCCTTGTAAGGGATCTGGGTGTGAGCAAATCTGCATTCCGCATAATGGAAGTTTCTCCTGCCTTTGCGAACAAGGTTTCTCTCTAGATGCAGACGGCAAGAGCTGCAAAGACATAGATGACTGCGCAGATAAAAGAATGTGCGCGGGGGCTCACACGATGTGCGTAAATACGCACGGAGGTTTCCATTGCACTTGCAAGACGGGGTTTGAAATGCAGAAAGGCTTTTGTGTGGATATCGACGAATGCGCTAAAATGCCATGTGAACACGTATGCATTAACACACCTGGCAGCTACAACTGCTCTTGCTATGAGAGACACAAGGTATCAGACGAAGACCATCACAAATGCATATTGCATTGCCCTTACCAGGAATGCCCAGCTGTTTGTGACCCCAACGAAATTTTTCAGTGTGACTGTCCAGATGGTTTCATCATCGACGCTAGAGGAGATGACCGCTTTTGTGTTGATATCGACGAGTGTAATAATTTTTCTTGCGACCAGCATTGTGACAACAGCTTTGGTGGATACACCTGTTGGTGTGGTGAGGGATATGAGTTGGTGGACGActataaatgtgtaccaactgAAGGATCAGGCTCCACGCCATCATATAGCGATGTCACCCCGACCGTCATGTCAGAGAGCCCATCAGCTGTGACAGCCGGTGGTCTCCTTGGAattattgtttgtgttgtgtgtgtcttggtcgCCCTGGTTTTGCTCGCTCACCGCTGTCTGAAGCGTCAAAGTGAACATTCGCTCATCGGTGCGCGTAAAAGCACTGACTTGCATGACTTGGAACAAATGACCACTGAAAACTACAATCCAAAATTTTCagaaattaaaaaatga
- the LOC125299195 gene encoding alpha-1,6-mannosyl-glycoprotein 2-beta-N-acetylglucosaminyltransferase — MSVAQCDKMRFRLLRRNLIAFLLVSLVVLILIYTKLAIVSEKPPETPPQDPNTQATVISKFQYGSVMDMRTSVYDSNFKQVIQNDDKFPGDPEVVIVVQVHNRPAYLKMLIQSLGNAADIHKFLIIFSHDYFSQEMADIVQGITFCKVLQIYFPYSRQLYPNEFPGQDPKDCPRDIAKAEAIKSGCLNAEHPDSYGHYREASITQTKHHWWWKLHFVWERVHALQGFSGFTIFIEEDNYILPDFYQFFKGMLEHKKSDCPDCDMLALGNHDGLGRFQELSGKLETASWLSTKHNIGMGISREVYYKMMGCNTEYCTYDDYNWDWTLQNLSGTCISKPLKVLVARGSRVLHTGDCGMHKKEACRPEQAQVKVQESLQLAKSALFPQTLAVTDHGSAQHQPHMKNGGWGDIRDHALCKNYAKRL, encoded by the coding sequence ATGTCTGTAGCTCAATGTGACAAAATGAGATTCAGACTTCTCCGACGAAACCTGATTGCCTTCCTGCTCGTCTCCCTAGTTGTGCTAATTTTAATATATACAAAATTAGCTATAGTCTCAGAGAAACCTCCCGAGACCCCACCTCAGGACCCCAACACCCAAGCCACTGTCATAAGCAAGTTTCAGTATGGATCAGTCATGGACATGCGCACATCAGTTTATGACAGTAACTTCAAACAGGTTATTCAGAATGATGACAAGTTCCCAGGTGACCCCGAAGTGGTCATTGTTGTGCAAGTTCACAACAGACCAGCTTACCTCAAGATGTTAATTCAGTCATTGGGAAATGCTGCAGATATTCACAAGTTTTTGATCATCTTCAGTCATGACTATTTTTCCCAGGAAATGGCCGATATAGTTCAAGGGATAACCTTCTGCAAGGTTTTGCAAATTTATTTCCCTTACAGCCGACAGCTCTATCCAAACGAGTTTCCTGGACAGGATCCAAAGGACTGTCCACGGGATATAGCCAAGGCTGAGGCCATCAAATCAGGATGCCTCAATGCTGAGCACCCAGACTCCTATGGTCATTACCGGGAGGCGTCTATCACACAGACTAAACACCATTGGTGGTGGAAACTTCATTTTGTGTGGGAGCGGGTACATGCTCTTCAGGGATTCagcggtttcaccatcttcattGAGGAGGACAACTACATCCTCCCTGACTTTTATCAGTTCTTCAAGGGCATGTTGGAGCACAAGAAGTCTGACTGCCCGGACTGCGATATGCTGGCCCTTGGCAACCACGATGGCCTTGGCCGCTTTCAGGAATTGTCAGGCAAGCTGGAGACAGCGAGCTGGCTGTCAACGAAACATAACATTGGCATGGGCATCTCCAGGGAGGTCTACTACAAGATGATGGGCTGCAACACCGAGTACTGCACCTACGACGACTACAACTGGGACTGGACCCTGCAGAACCTTTCTGGGACGTGCATCTCCAAACCCCTGAAGGTGCTTGTGGCACGTGGCTCCAGGGTCCTGCATACTGGCGACTGTGGCATGCACAAGAAGGAGGCCTGCCGCCCTGAACAGGCCCAGGTGAAGGTGCAAGAGTCGCTCCAGCTAGCAAAGTCAGCCCTCTTTCCACAGACTCTCGCCGTGACAGACCACGGCTCTGCACAGCACCAGCCGCACATGAaaaatggggggtggggggacatCCGGGaccatgcactatgcaaaaactATGCCAAACGTCTCTAA